One stretch of Nicotiana tabacum cultivar K326 chromosome 18, ASM71507v2, whole genome shotgun sequence DNA includes these proteins:
- the LOC142172516 gene encoding putative mitochondrial protein AtMg00860, translating to MINISGLFYEFWRRKSYSKLFKCEFWTSELAFLGHIVSDEGVKVDPGKIQDIFEWKPPKSPTIIRSFLGLAGYYRRFIKGFSIISSPLTKFFRKDIMFAWEDKCQEGFEKLKSLLTKARILTLPTEEKECVIYSDASYHGLGCVLMQEGQVVAYASRKLKSHELNYPIHDIELAAIVFALKIWRRKANVVADALSRKSFADLSLSPLPKFHLKTIGMIEL from the exons ATGATAAACATCTCAGGATTGTTTTACGAATTTTGGAGGAGAAAAAGTTATTCCAAGCTTttcaaatgtgaattttggaCTAGTGAACTGGCTTTTCTAGGGCATATTGTGTCAGATGAAGGTGTGAAAGTTGATCCTGGTAAGATTCAAGATATTTTTGAATGGAAGCCACCTAAAAGTCCCACTATAATAAgaagtttcttgggcttagcggGATACTATAGAAGGTTTATCAAAGGCTTCTCCATTATATCCTCTCCTTTGACTAAATTTTTTAGGAAGGACATCATGTTCGCGTGGGAGGATAAATGCCAAGAGGGCTTTGAAAAGCTCAAATCTTTATTGACTAAAGCTCGTATACTTACTCTCCCAACTGAAGAGAAAGAGTGTGTGATATATAGTGATGCTTCTTATCATGGTTTGGGTTGTGTTCTGATGCAAGAAGGGCAAGTGGTTGCGTATGCCTCTCGAAAATTGAAATCACATGAATTGAATTATCCCATTCATGACATTGAGCTTGCTGCCATAGTGTTTGCTTTGAAAATTTGGAGAC gtaaagccaatgttgttgCTGATGCTCTAAGTCGCAAATCCTTTGCCGATTTATCTCTGAGTCCTTTGCCAAAATTTCATTTAAAAACTATTGGAATGATTGAGTTATAA